Proteins co-encoded in one Roseofilum capinflatum BLCC-M114 genomic window:
- a CDS encoding ComEA family DNA-binding protein: MGVRFQYLKKVLTAWAVAIQSMFPKPIPSRFLDPYYRFQSLEEITLAARLGVKIDVNQATVDDWLRLPLFSIHQARFLVNLTQAGVQFYGLEDIAAALELPVERLRPIEPILQFCYYDRSSLCLNVNQVSLPELLQIPGIDRPLAEAIVTERTQQGEYQDWVDFQRRLGLSGEQISALLPYLRFLSLSEFNE; this comes from the coding sequence ATGGGTGTTCGGTTTCAGTATTTGAAAAAAGTCCTAACTGCCTGGGCGGTTGCTATACAATCGATGTTCCCCAAGCCTATTCCTAGTCGGTTCCTCGATCCCTATTATCGATTTCAATCCCTGGAAGAGATTACTTTAGCAGCTAGATTAGGGGTAAAAATTGATGTCAATCAAGCCACGGTGGATGATTGGTTACGGTTACCCCTTTTTTCGATTCATCAAGCTCGATTTCTGGTCAATCTCACGCAAGCTGGAGTGCAATTTTACGGTTTAGAAGATATTGCTGCGGCTCTGGAATTACCAGTAGAACGGTTACGCCCCATTGAGCCGATTTTACAGTTTTGCTATTACGATCGCAGCAGCCTTTGTTTGAATGTGAATCAAGTTTCTTTACCAGAACTTTTACAGATTCCCGGCATCGATCGCCCCTTGGCTGAAGCCATTGTTACCGAGAGAACTCAACAGGGAGAGTATCAAGATTGGGTTGATTTTCAACGTCGCTTGGGTTTATCGGGAGAGCAAATTAGCGCCTTGCTCCCTTATCTACGGTTTTTGTCACTCTCCGAGTTCAATGAATAG
- the grrA gene encoding GrrA/OscA1 family cyclophane-containing rSAM-modified RiPP, translating into MKITTTTGLVGFLLALSTLSASPAQATGSLSEFSSANVDLEQRLNRLTETLNTREQQLALEEKSFSSETGKNPDLAQFRNVFRNGGGFRNGGGFRNGGFRNGGGWRNGWRDGGGFVNFRNW; encoded by the coding sequence ATGAAAATTACAACAACTACCGGATTAGTCGGTTTTTTATTAGCCTTATCCACCTTAAGTGCTTCACCTGCCCAAGCGACAGGGAGTTTATCTGAATTCTCTAGTGCTAATGTGGATCTGGAACAGCGCTTAAACCGATTAACGGAAACGTTGAACACGAGAGAACAACAACTGGCTCTAGAGGAGAAGTCTTTCTCTTCTGAGACCGGAAAAAACCCAGATTTGGCCCAATTTCGCAATGTGTTCCGCAATGGGGGGGGGTTTCGCAATGGGGGAGGATTTCGTAATGGAGGATTTCGTAATGGGGGAGGATGGCGCAATGGATGGCGTGATGGGGGTGGTTTTGTGAACTTCCGCAATTGGTAA
- a CDS encoding glutathione S-transferase family protein — protein MLELYQFEFSQFSEKVRLILDYKELEYRTIEVTPGVGQLEVLKISGQRQVPVLKDGNTVIADSTAIALYLDRQYPEKPIMPTEPRQRGLCLMMEEWADESIGVKSRKALYGGLSQDQLFRTAVLPSPTPDFIKTLVGSVPREFFQVLGYGVGASPEEIQAAQDSLKQDLEALSLILVDHPYLVCDRPTLADLAVAGLSILIKFPEGNYLKIPEALQGKGIPGLADNPSYQPFFEWRDRLYSSIRKSPASSSSNSSPTSIEIE, from the coding sequence ATGTTAGAGCTATACCAATTTGAATTTTCCCAATTTTCTGAGAAAGTTAGACTCATTCTCGATTACAAAGAATTGGAGTACCGTACCATTGAAGTGACTCCAGGGGTAGGACAACTGGAGGTGTTGAAGATTTCTGGACAACGGCAAGTCCCGGTACTCAAGGATGGCAATACCGTGATTGCCGATTCTACGGCGATCGCCTTATATTTAGATCGCCAATACCCAGAAAAGCCCATTATGCCCACGGAACCCCGGCAGCGCGGTTTATGCTTAATGATGGAAGAATGGGCCGATGAGTCCATTGGAGTCAAAAGTCGGAAAGCCCTCTATGGTGGATTGAGTCAAGACCAACTTTTCCGAACTGCCGTTTTACCCAGTCCTACTCCCGATTTTATTAAAACCCTAGTCGGTTCAGTGCCCAGAGAATTTTTCCAAGTTTTAGGCTATGGAGTCGGGGCCAGTCCAGAAGAAATCCAGGCAGCACAGGACAGCTTAAAACAAGATTTAGAGGCGTTAAGTTTAATTTTAGTCGATCACCCCTATTTGGTGTGCGATCGCCCCACTCTAGCCGATTTAGCCGTGGCTGGATTAAGCATTTTAATTAAGTTCCCTGAAGGGAATTATCTCAAGATTCCGGAAGCTTTACAAGGAAAAGGCATTCCAGGATTAGCCGATAATCCGTCCTATCAACCCTTTTTTGAGTGGCGCGATCGCCTCTACTCTAGTATCCGCAAATCTCCTGCTTCAAGTTCCTCCAATTCTTCACCCACTTCTATCGAAATCGAGTAA
- a CDS encoding 4'-phosphopantetheinyl transferase family protein: MMLCDRQLHLWWADLNQFMPQLAKLKSCLCVDELERSQRFHFDEHRHYFILARGLLRSLVAQYLKVHPSEIQFTYSQRGKPAVAVPKSDLNFNLSHSQNYALYGFALNAPVGVDLEAIRPLNDLDGLAKRFFLPSEYQQIQRTPISEQPYTFFRYWTYKEAYLKAMGEGLAGLEQAEIQLTENGAQVSDRAWSLYPLTPAPGTVAAVAIEGNNWQLVQQQAIAKNETLLTR; this comes from the coding sequence ATGATGTTATGCGATCGCCAGCTTCACCTCTGGTGGGCTGATTTAAATCAGTTTATGCCACAATTGGCCAAGTTGAAGTCCTGTCTCTGTGTCGATGAATTAGAGCGATCGCAGCGTTTCCACTTTGATGAGCATCGACACTATTTTATCCTGGCGCGGGGGCTTCTCCGCTCTTTAGTCGCCCAGTATTTAAAAGTTCATCCCTCTGAGATTCAGTTTACTTATTCTCAGCGCGGTAAACCCGCCGTAGCTGTCCCGAAATCTGACTTAAACTTTAATCTCTCTCACTCCCAAAACTATGCCTTGTATGGCTTTGCGCTCAATGCCCCTGTTGGTGTAGATCTCGAAGCAATTCGCCCCCTGAACGACTTAGACGGTTTAGCTAAACGGTTCTTTTTACCCTCAGAATATCAGCAGATTCAACGAACTCCAATTTCCGAACAACCCTATACCTTTTTTCGTTATTGGACGTACAAAGAAGCCTACTTAAAAGCCATGGGGGAAGGGTTAGCGGGACTCGAACAAGCCGAAATTCAATTAACGGAAAATGGGGCACAAGTGAGCGATCGCGCCTGGTCATTATATCCTTTGACCCCTGCCCCCGGTACAGTCGCGGCTGTAGCTATTGAGGGTAACAACTGGCAACTGGTGCAACAACAGGCGATCGCCAAAAACGAAACCCTACTAACTCGTTAG
- a CDS encoding GNAT family N-acetyltransferase yields the protein MGFWKSLFSSSDTPITTSPGKTLEYFATLDLKSDSGKVSRIVFSTNRDIDLYELEELCDAVGWSRRPLRKVKKAIEHSFLVISMWDLRGNHRRLIGFARATSDHAFNATLWDVVVHPAFQGRGLGKALMKHTIKKLRSEDISNITLFADPHVVEFYRNLGFLQDPEGIKGMFWYPN from the coding sequence ATGGGTTTTTGGAAAAGCTTGTTTAGCAGCTCTGATACTCCGATAACAACGAGTCCAGGAAAAACACTGGAATATTTTGCTACTTTGGATCTCAAGAGCGATTCTGGAAAGGTTTCCCGTATTGTGTTTAGCACGAATCGGGACATCGACCTATACGAACTTGAAGAGCTATGTGATGCGGTTGGTTGGTCTCGCCGTCCTTTACGGAAAGTCAAAAAAGCGATCGAGCATAGCTTTCTGGTGATTTCGATGTGGGATTTACGAGGCAACCATCGTCGGTTGATTGGCTTTGCTAGGGCAACCTCGGATCACGCATTTAATGCGACTCTCTGGGATGTGGTGGTTCATCCAGCTTTCCAAGGGAGAGGTCTGGGTAAGGCCCTGATGAAGCATACAATTAAGAAACTCCGTAGTGAAGATATTAGCAACATTACCTTGTTTGCTGATCCTCATGTGGTGGAATTTTACCGAAATCTGGGTTTTCTCCAAGATCCAGAAGGAATTAAGGGGATGTTTTGGTATCCTAATTAG
- a CDS encoding diacylglycerol/polyprenol kinase family protein: MAISPILTLELKFITISLWLGLIFLVSVWLSRYPWANAEMIRKVVHIGSGNVILLAWFFDIPAWVGIAASIVFSAIALLSYSFPILPGINGIGRQSWGTFFYSVSIGLLIALFWPLHQPYYAALGILIMTWGDALAALVGQNFGTHPYFLGKMKKTWEGTATMFAVSYGICVLILLPVYGNVGLIWIGSAIVALFATFLEAFSRFGIDNLTVPLGSAILAFGLMEGLTLGEFYLQ, from the coding sequence GTGGCCATTTCCCCTATTCTTACCTTAGAGCTAAAATTCATTACCATCAGTCTGTGGCTGGGTCTAATCTTCCTAGTCTCGGTCTGGCTGAGTCGCTACCCTTGGGCGAATGCGGAAATGATTCGCAAAGTTGTCCATATTGGCTCAGGAAATGTGATTCTGTTGGCCTGGTTCTTTGATATTCCCGCTTGGGTTGGCATCGCAGCGTCGATCGTGTTTAGTGCGATCGCCCTTTTATCCTATTCTTTCCCTATCCTACCGGGGATTAATGGCATCGGTCGCCAAAGTTGGGGCACATTTTTCTACTCGGTGAGTATTGGCCTGTTAATTGCCCTGTTTTGGCCCTTGCATCAACCCTATTATGCCGCTCTGGGGATTTTGATTATGACCTGGGGCGATGCTCTAGCAGCCTTAGTGGGTCAAAATTTCGGCACTCATCCCTATTTCCTGGGCAAAATGAAAAAGACTTGGGAAGGAACAGCGACCATGTTTGCCGTCAGTTATGGCATCTGTGTGCTGATTTTACTGCCCGTGTATGGCAATGTGGGCTTAATCTGGATCGGTTCGGCGATCGTTGCCCTATTTGCCACGTTCTTAGAAGCCTTTTCTCGCTTTGGGATTGATAATTTAACGGTTCCTCTCGGTAGCGCTATCTTAGCTTTTGGATTAATGGAAGGTTTGACCCTAGGGGAATTTTATCTGCAATGA
- a CDS encoding trypsin-like peptidase domain-containing protein, whose product MYTRFLSATLLSLAPSLALSLPSVANPVIDRIASEITVRIEGPQGGSGVIFATENDVYYVVTNAHVVDQPGDYTIITPDGDRYRVSPSHRLRMPGEDIAVLAFHSPETYRTADIGDPQAEEVGNPIYVAGWPQSGGSVRQRIFVNTEGELIQLLQGVDQSQLPLNYTNVVRVGMSGGPVLNRRGEAIAINRLVQLVEDTDQIVAAGIKIDKILTWWDSAPKPTPTAADSRAVLSDTPAPATEAVVAGGYQLSQTLQREGGFLGAIVIGETTLISGHSDGQIILWNLATGEPIKTLTGHQKAVNTLAVTPDGQTLISGSEDRTIKLWNLPSGELQKTLTGHRDAVSALAISPDGQTLVSGSWDQQIMIWNLNTYETLETLPGHQGLISSLAISPDGKWLISGSQDTTIRVWDLSTFKLINILKGHRLSVLALALSADSQTLASSGGEGDINIWNLTTGELQRTLKGHTDGVWSLALREDNQTLISGSWDKTIRFWNVQTGQLQSTVKEHSDYVISLSLSANDRRLISGGLDNQILIWQRQPN is encoded by the coding sequence ATGTATACTCGTTTTCTCTCTGCTACTCTGCTCAGTCTCGCTCCTAGCCTAGCTCTTAGCCTTCCCAGTGTCGCCAACCCGGTGATTGACCGCATCGCCTCAGAAATTACGGTTCGCATCGAAGGCCCCCAGGGGGGTAGTGGGGTTATTTTCGCCACGGAAAATGACGTTTATTATGTGGTCACCAATGCCCATGTGGTCGATCAACCCGGTGACTATACGATTATTACTCCAGATGGCGATCGCTATCGGGTCAGCCCTTCCCATCGGTTGCGGATGCCGGGTGAAGATATCGCCGTGCTGGCCTTTCACAGTCCAGAGACCTATCGCACCGCCGACATAGGCGATCCCCAAGCAGAGGAAGTGGGAAACCCCATTTATGTAGCCGGTTGGCCCCAGTCTGGGGGATCGGTTCGCCAACGGATTTTCGTCAATACTGAAGGAGAATTGATCCAACTGCTTCAGGGGGTCGATCAAAGCCAACTCCCCTTAAATTATACCAATGTGGTGCGGGTGGGCATGAGTGGCGGCCCGGTCTTAAATAGACGGGGAGAGGCGATCGCAATTAACCGATTAGTGCAATTAGTCGAAGATACAGATCAAATCGTCGCAGCCGGAATTAAAATCGATAAAATTTTAACCTGGTGGGACAGTGCCCCAAAACCCACCCCCACCGCAGCCGATTCTAGAGCAGTGCTAAGTGACACCCCCGCTCCAGCCACAGAAGCCGTTGTTGCCGGGGGATATCAGTTAAGTCAAACCCTACAACGGGAGGGAGGATTCTTAGGCGCAATAGTAATAGGAGAGACCACCCTCATCAGTGGTCATAGTGATGGGCAAATTATCCTCTGGAATTTAGCCACTGGAGAACCCATCAAAACCCTCACCGGTCATCAAAAAGCCGTCAATACTCTGGCCGTCACCCCCGATGGTCAAACCCTGATAAGTGGCAGCGAAGACCGCACCATTAAGCTCTGGAATTTACCCTCTGGAGAACTACAAAAAACCCTCACCGGTCATCGAGATGCCGTCTCTGCTTTAGCCATTAGTCCTGATGGTCAAACCCTCGTTTCTGGAAGCTGGGATCAACAAATTATGATTTGGAATCTCAACACCTATGAAACTCTCGAAACCCTTCCCGGTCATCAAGGGTTAATTAGTTCCCTCGCCATTTCTCCCGATGGCAAATGGTTAATTAGTGGCTCCCAAGATACCACCATTAGAGTTTGGGACTTATCTACGTTCAAATTAATTAACATTCTCAAAGGTCACCGTTTATCCGTTCTCGCTCTAGCCCTCAGTGCCGATAGTCAAACCCTAGCGAGTAGCGGTGGAGAAGGAGACATTAACATCTGGAATTTAACCACCGGAGAATTACAGCGAACCCTCAAAGGTCACACCGATGGCGTTTGGTCTTTAGCGCTGAGGGAAGATAATCAAACCCTGATTAGTGGCAGTTGGGATAAAACGATTCGGTTTTGGAATGTGCAGACCGGTCAGTTACAATCTACAGTAAAAGAACATTCAGATTATGTGATTTCCCTCAGTTTGAGTGCTAACGATCGAAGACTCATTTCTGGGGGATTAGATAATCAGATATTAATTTGGCAACGCCAGCCAAATTAA
- the grrA gene encoding GrrA/OscA1 family cyclophane-containing rSAM-modified RiPP produces the protein MKISTTTGLVGFLLALSTLSALPAQSTSRLSPSSSPSSNLEQRLNRLTQTLQNREQQLESNPLSSALDSPQDLAAFRNAFRNGGGFRNSGGWRNGWRDGGSFVNFRNR, from the coding sequence ATGAAAATTAGCACAACTACCGGATTAGTCGGCTTTTTGTTAGCCTTATCCACCTTAAGTGCTTTACCCGCTCAGAGTACCTCAAGGTTATCGCCATCTTCGAGTCCCTCGTCTAATCTGGAGCAGCGCTTAAATCGGTTAACTCAAACCCTACAAAATCGGGAACAACAGTTAGAAAGCAACCCCTTATCTTCTGCCCTAGACTCTCCTCAAGATCTTGCTGCATTTCGCAATGCGTTCCGTAATGGTGGCGGTTTCCGCAATAGTGGCGGATGGCGTAACGGGTGGCGTGATGGCGGTAGTTTTGTTAACTTCCGTAACCGATAA
- a CDS encoding DUF554 domain-containing protein, whose product MMFDFWVKTSGTWINVATVLVGTGLGLLLKNQLPQRIQSTITQGMGLITLYLGMSMAGSLTQAQAGTVDGVVLAVISLTLGGLLGEWWQLEERLNAVGSQLKSWFRGGGRFTEGFVTASLLFCVGPLTLVGSLNNGLTGDDSLLALKATMDGLVSIALTGSYGIGVGFSILTIIVFQGGISLLASSLTQILPNPANDPRIFLVTGVGGIIMLGLGLNLLDMGKLRIASFLPALALAPLIYAIAQVIQNIITY is encoded by the coding sequence ATGATGTTTGATTTTTGGGTAAAAACCAGTGGAACCTGGATTAATGTAGCAACGGTATTGGTGGGAACGGGGTTAGGGTTGTTACTGAAAAATCAACTGCCCCAGCGCATTCAAAGCACCATTACTCAGGGTATGGGGTTAATTACTCTATATTTGGGGATGAGTATGGCGGGCAGTTTAACACAAGCGCAAGCGGGAACGGTGGATGGGGTGGTGTTGGCTGTGATTAGTTTAACTTTGGGTGGGTTGTTGGGGGAATGGTGGCAATTGGAAGAGCGACTCAATGCTGTTGGTTCTCAACTAAAGAGTTGGTTTCGGGGAGGGGGAAGGTTTACAGAAGGGTTTGTTACGGCTAGTTTACTCTTTTGTGTGGGGCCTTTAACGTTGGTGGGTTCCCTGAATAATGGACTGACGGGTGATGATAGTTTGTTGGCTCTGAAAGCAACGATGGATGGGTTAGTGTCTATTGCGCTGACGGGTAGTTATGGCATTGGTGTGGGATTTTCTATTCTCACCATCATTGTGTTTCAAGGGGGGATTTCTTTACTGGCGAGTAGCCTGACTCAAATTTTACCCAATCCCGCTAACGACCCGCGTATTTTCCTGGTAACTGGAGTCGGTGGAATTATCATGTTAGGCTTAGGCTTGAATTTGCTGGATATGGGTAAGCTGCGGATTGCCTCATTTTTGCCAGCATTGGCGTTAGCGCCGTTGATTTATGCGATCGCCCAAGTAATACAGAATATTATCACTTATTAG
- a CDS encoding 4-hydroxy-3-methylbut-2-enyl diphosphate reductase, with product MDTKAFSRTLKKSENYHRKGFGHQAEVTQLMNTAYQSPLVQKLRENNYTLTQGNVTIRLAESFGFCWGVERAVAMAYETREHFPTEDIWITNEIIHNPAVNDHLRQMNVQFIPVEGNTKDFSVVNSGDVVILPAFGASVQEMKELHEKQCKIVDTTCPWVSKVWNTVERHKKKSYTSIIHGKYKHEETVATSSFAGTYLIVLNLEEAEYVCNYILHGGDKEEFLQKFSRACSEGFDPDRDLVGVGIANQTTMLKSETEQIGKLFEHTMMKKYGPDTLTEHFHSFNTICDATQERQDAMLGLVEEELDLMVVIGGFNSSNTTHLQEIAIARNIPSYHIDGGDRILADNRIEHKPLDGKITIEDNWLPSGEIVVGITSGASTPDKAVEEVLEKIFAAKA from the coding sequence ATGGATACCAAAGCCTTTTCTCGCACGCTTAAAAAATCTGAAAATTACCATCGCAAAGGGTTTGGCCATCAGGCTGAAGTGACCCAGCTTATGAATACGGCCTATCAAAGTCCCCTCGTGCAAAAGTTGCGGGAGAATAACTATACTCTCACTCAGGGAAACGTTACCATTCGATTGGCCGAGTCCTTTGGCTTTTGCTGGGGAGTAGAACGAGCGGTGGCGATGGCCTATGAAACCCGCGAACATTTCCCCACGGAAGATATCTGGATTACCAATGAGATTATCCATAATCCGGCTGTCAATGACCATCTGCGCCAGATGAATGTGCAATTTATTCCGGTTGAGGGGAATACCAAGGATTTTTCGGTGGTGAACTCAGGAGATGTGGTGATTTTACCGGCGTTTGGCGCAAGCGTCCAGGAAATGAAAGAACTGCATGAGAAGCAATGCAAAATTGTGGATACCACTTGTCCTTGGGTGTCGAAGGTCTGGAATACGGTGGAAAGACACAAGAAAAAAAGCTACACTTCGATTATTCATGGCAAGTATAAGCATGAGGAAACGGTGGCGACCAGTTCTTTTGCTGGAACCTATTTAATTGTGCTGAATTTGGAGGAAGCCGAGTATGTCTGTAACTACATCCTCCATGGGGGAGATAAAGAGGAGTTCTTGCAAAAGTTTAGTCGCGCTTGCTCGGAAGGGTTCGATCCGGATCGGGATTTAGTCGGGGTGGGAATTGCCAATCAAACCACCATGCTCAAAAGTGAAACGGAGCAGATTGGTAAGTTGTTTGAGCATACGATGATGAAAAAGTATGGCCCTGATACCTTGACGGAGCATTTTCATAGTTTTAATACCATTTGTGATGCGACTCAAGAGCGTCAGGACGCGATGTTAGGCTTGGTGGAAGAAGAGCTGGATTTGATGGTGGTCATTGGTGGGTTTAATTCGTCGAATACGACCCATCTACAAGAGATTGCGATCGCCAGAAACATTCCTTCGTATCATATTGATGGGGGCGATCGCATCTTGGCTGATAATCGTATTGAACATAAACCTTTGGATGGCAAGATTACTATTGAGGACAATTGGTTGCCTTCTGGCGAAATTGTCGTCGGTATTACTTCAGGTGCGTCCACTCCCGATAAGGCTGTGGAAGAGGTCTTAGAAAAGATTTTTGCGGCTAAAGCCTAA
- a CDS encoding ABC transporter substrate-binding protein yields the protein MAQKNDTRILLIALIVCLGLVGFGLWWFLNRGEGEILPSAVETETSNAETALGPVEERLSRGERLLIEEEATPQKRSAVTQMAEGNWQGAIADLEASLSLNRNDPEALIYLNNARIAGQRAYTLAVSVPITTQVNAAQELLRGVAQVQQEINQQGGIQGTPVEILIADDGNNPEAAVEIAQALVADEQVLGVVGHFSSGVSLAAAPVYQRGQLVMISPTSTSVELSQAGSYIFRTVPSDRFTGTTLSRYLLQKLQKQKVAVFFNSDSQYSRSLKDSFTTALFADGGEVVSELDFASLMFSAGNAVQQATSQGAEVILLASDSTVFNAALDVIIINDGKLPLLGGDSLYQPDVLNVGREKAVGMVVAIPWHFLANAQSPFARQSLQLWGGQVNWRTALAYDAAQVLLEAIARDPSRSGIQQTLLASNFQVSGASGTIRFLPSGDRNQSLQLVEVQPGNSTGFGYDFVPLDN from the coding sequence ATGGCTCAGAAGAATGACACCCGAATTTTGTTAATCGCCCTGATTGTGTGTTTGGGGCTGGTGGGTTTCGGTTTATGGTGGTTCCTGAATCGGGGAGAGGGGGAGATCCTTCCCAGTGCAGTTGAAACTGAAACTTCCAATGCTGAGACCGCCTTGGGGCCTGTGGAAGAGCGGCTCAGTCGTGGAGAGCGGTTGTTGATTGAGGAGGAAGCTACACCCCAGAAACGTAGTGCGGTGACTCAGATGGCTGAGGGCAATTGGCAAGGGGCGATCGCTGATTTAGAAGCGTCTTTAAGTCTGAACCGCAACGATCCCGAAGCACTCATCTATCTGAATAATGCCCGCATTGCTGGACAAAGGGCTTATACTCTGGCTGTCTCTGTCCCCATTACTACCCAGGTTAATGCTGCCCAAGAATTGCTGCGTGGTGTGGCCCAAGTACAACAGGAGATTAACCAACAGGGAGGGATTCAGGGGACTCCTGTAGAGATTTTGATTGCTGACGATGGGAATAATCCAGAGGCTGCTGTTGAGATTGCCCAAGCGTTAGTTGCGGATGAGCAGGTTTTGGGTGTGGTTGGCCATTTTAGCAGTGGGGTGAGTTTAGCGGCTGCTCCTGTTTATCAGAGGGGGCAGTTGGTGATGATTTCTCCCACCTCTACATCCGTGGAGTTGTCGCAAGCAGGCAGTTATATTTTTCGTACTGTTCCCAGCGATCGCTTTACGGGTACAACTCTCTCTCGTTATTTGCTCCAAAAGTTACAAAAACAAAAGGTGGCGGTATTTTTTAATTCTGACAGCCAGTATAGTCGGTCGCTCAAGGATAGCTTTACCACTGCCCTCTTTGCTGATGGGGGAGAGGTGGTATCTGAGTTGGACTTTGCCAGCTTGATGTTTAGTGCGGGTAATGCGGTTCAACAAGCTACCAGTCAAGGAGCTGAAGTGATTTTACTGGCTTCGGATTCCACAGTTTTTAATGCTGCTCTAGATGTGATTATTATTAATGACGGTAAGTTGCCCCTTCTGGGCGGGGATAGTTTATATCAACCCGATGTTTTAAATGTGGGTAGGGAAAAGGCTGTGGGGATGGTGGTAGCGATTCCTTGGCATTTTTTGGCGAATGCCCAATCTCCCTTTGCCCGACAGAGCCTCCAGTTATGGGGCGGCCAGGTGAATTGGCGCACGGCTTTAGCCTATGATGCGGCTCAAGTGTTGTTAGAGGCGATCGCCCGCGATCCGAGTCGTTCTGGCATTCAGCAGACTCTGTTAGCCTCAAATTTTCAGGTCAGTGGAGCATCGGGAACCATTCGCTTCTTGCCATCGGGCGATCGCAATCAGAGCCTTCAGTTAGTCGAAGTTCAACCCGGCAATAGTACCGGTTTCGGCTATGATTTTGTTCCCCTAGATAATTAA
- the map gene encoding type I methionyl aminopeptidase, translating into MNILTKLFSRPTMKPLFGQRNRGIEIKSEPEIEIMRTSGKIVATVLSEIAELAEPGMTTADLDAYAEKRIRQMGATPSFKGYHGFPASICASVNHQVVHGIPSRKQVLKSGDLLKVDTGAYYQGYHGDSCITIPVGKIPASTQKLMEVAEQALYEGIKQVKPGNTLLDIAGGIEDYVQPHGYTIVENYTGHGVGRNLHEEPAVFNFRTDALPNVKLRPGMTLAIEPIINEGSKVTRVLPDQWTVVTVDNALSAQFEHTVLVTENGYEILTDRTL; encoded by the coding sequence ATGAACATTTTGACCAAACTCTTCTCTCGACCCACAATGAAACCCCTCTTCGGTCAACGGAATCGAGGCATTGAAATCAAATCAGAACCCGAAATCGAGATTATGCGAACCAGTGGTAAAATTGTGGCTACGGTTCTCTCTGAAATTGCTGAACTCGCAGAACCGGGCATGACGACGGCCGATCTCGATGCCTATGCCGAAAAACGGATTCGTCAGATGGGGGCAACACCGAGTTTTAAGGGGTATCATGGCTTTCCGGCTTCTATTTGTGCCTCCGTAAATCATCAAGTGGTTCATGGGATTCCCTCCCGTAAACAAGTCCTCAAATCAGGGGATTTATTGAAAGTAGATACGGGAGCCTACTATCAGGGTTATCACGGTGATTCGTGTATTACAATTCCCGTGGGTAAGATTCCGGCATCAACCCAAAAACTCATGGAGGTGGCAGAGCAAGCCCTCTATGAAGGGATAAAGCAAGTGAAGCCGGGTAATACGCTGCTCGATATTGCGGGTGGAATTGAAGATTATGTGCAACCCCATGGATATACAATCGTTGAAAATTATACCGGTCATGGAGTGGGGCGTAACCTGCATGAAGAACCCGCCGTGTTTAACTTTCGCACGGATGCCCTACCCAATGTGAAACTGCGTCCGGGAATGACATTGGCGATCGAACCGATTATTAATGAAGGTTCAAAAGTTACTCGTGTTTTACCGGATCAATGGACGGTGGTGACGGTGGATAATGCCCTTTCTGCCCAATTTGAGCATACGGTTTTGGTGACCGAGAACGGTTATGAGATTCTCACCGATCGCACTCTATGA